A genomic segment from Chloracidobacterium sp. encodes:
- a CDS encoding ABC transporter ATP-binding protein produces QLVEHAERPKLFANPKHPYTQALLSVVPLPDPTLRNRPKTVLRGEIPSPQNPPSGCRFHTRCSLVMDKCKLIEPPMTEVEAGHRVACHLYQP; encoded by the coding sequence GGCCCAAACTGTTTGCCAATCCTAAACATCCCTATACCCAGGCGCTGCTTTCCGTTGTTCCCCTGCCTGACCCCACATTGCGCAATCGCCCCAAAACCGTACTGCGCGGCGAAATCCCCTCGCCCCAAAACCCGCCCAGCGGCTGCCGCTTCCACACCCGCTGTTCGCTGGTGATGGACAAATGCAAACTCATCGAGCCGCCAATGACCGAAGTGGAAGCAGGTCACCGCGTGGCATGTCATCTCTATCAACCATGA